From Kitasatospora sp. MAP12-44, one genomic window encodes:
- a CDS encoding replication-relaxation family protein, giving the protein MATPPEIDHAVVAALYQFRMATAEQLRTLHTPGSRPELMRRRLRRLKDEGLVEDVTLPQAGKLRAWFLTERGARIAARFPELEGVASPPLPEDKTEARLRVGHILAVTRTQAAFVAGARKAGDECAPLDFLPEVYHRFGEGRDGAVIADGLLHYATGGPGRTLSRAFVEVDRGTMASEKLAARLIGYARFREHHPVPPHLRRTAGAQSILPAWQQHYVVFPRLLFVLADTGERAARQRIRDLQSIADAHPLVARMLMTVKAGAARLDDLEQHGTSAAVWHTLTDHQRPLCGAWEL; this is encoded by the coding sequence ATGGCGACGCCGCCCGAGATCGACCACGCCGTGGTCGCCGCGCTGTACCAGTTCCGGATGGCCACGGCCGAGCAGCTGCGCACACTCCACACCCCCGGCAGTCGGCCGGAGCTGATGCGCCGACGGCTGCGCCGGCTGAAGGACGAGGGCCTGGTCGAGGACGTCACTCTCCCGCAGGCCGGGAAGCTGCGGGCCTGGTTCCTGACCGAGCGGGGCGCGCGGATCGCCGCCCGCTTCCCGGAGCTGGAGGGCGTGGCCTCGCCGCCGCTGCCGGAGGACAAGACCGAGGCGCGGCTGCGGGTCGGGCACATCCTGGCCGTCACCCGTACCCAGGCCGCGTTCGTGGCCGGCGCCCGCAAGGCGGGGGACGAGTGCGCGCCGCTGGACTTCCTGCCGGAGGTCTACCACCGCTTCGGCGAAGGCCGGGACGGTGCTGTCATCGCCGACGGCCTGCTGCACTACGCGACCGGCGGGCCCGGCCGGACGCTCAGCCGGGCGTTCGTGGAGGTGGACCGCGGCACGATGGCCAGCGAGAAGCTCGCCGCCAGGCTGATCGGCTACGCCCGCTTCCGCGAGCACCACCCGGTCCCGCCGCACCTGCGGCGCACCGCCGGAGCGCAGAGCATCCTGCCGGCCTGGCAGCAGCACTACGTGGTCTTCCCGCGGCTGCTGTTCGTCCTGGCCGACACCGGCGAGCGCGCCGCCCGGCAGCGCATCCGCGACCTCCAGAGCATCGCGGACGCCCACCCGTTGGTCGCCCGGATGCTGATGACCGTGAAGGCCGGCGCGGCCCGCCTGGACGACCTCGAGCAGCACGGCACCAGCGCGGCGGTGTGGCACACCCTCACCGACCACCAGCGGCCCCTGTGCGGGGCCTGGGAGCTGTAG
- a CDS encoding replication-relaxation family protein, which produces MVSTTRTRARARTGTEPDGETREVEITWAVLASLFQFRIATAEQLRQLHAPDSGIEKMRGRLRRLRVEGLAEELVLPQSGRTKGWFLTEHGVRIAGAFPELADIPAPRLPGDETAFKYTLWHQLAVVRTHLAFLADARKRGDVYGAFDFIPEITHRFAEGKEGSVRPDGLLHYAREAGDGARVSSLAFVELDRGTMGGTRLAAKLNAYARYWATAPLPAGVRPGTTEAQGGGVPLWERRYLRFPRLLFVLTGTGQAGFANRAGDLELAARTRYVAKMLRTVPAGVAKLEDLEAEGPGAERWWPLADLDNGPVPWWELTGTQP; this is translated from the coding sequence ATGGTGTCGACGACCAGGACGCGGGCGAGGGCGAGGACGGGCACGGAGCCGGACGGCGAGACGCGGGAGGTGGAGATCACCTGGGCCGTGCTCGCCTCCCTGTTCCAGTTCCGGATCGCCACCGCCGAGCAGCTGCGGCAGCTCCACGCCCCGGACAGCGGGATCGAGAAGATGCGCGGCCGGCTGCGGCGGCTGCGCGTCGAGGGCCTGGCCGAGGAGTTGGTGCTGCCGCAGTCCGGGCGGACCAAGGGCTGGTTCCTGACCGAGCACGGCGTCCGCATCGCCGGCGCCTTCCCGGAGCTGGCGGACATCCCCGCACCCAGGCTGCCCGGCGACGAGACCGCGTTCAAGTACACGCTGTGGCACCAGCTCGCCGTGGTCCGCACGCACCTGGCGTTCCTCGCCGACGCCCGCAAGCGGGGTGACGTCTACGGGGCGTTCGACTTCATCCCGGAGATCACCCACCGCTTCGCCGAAGGCAAGGAGGGCAGCGTGCGCCCGGACGGGCTGCTCCACTACGCGCGCGAGGCCGGCGACGGAGCGCGGGTCAGCAGCCTGGCGTTCGTCGAGCTCGACCGCGGCACGATGGGCGGCACGCGCCTGGCCGCCAAGCTGAACGCCTACGCCCGCTACTGGGCGACCGCTCCCCTGCCGGCCGGGGTACGGCCCGGCACCACCGAGGCGCAGGGCGGCGGCGTGCCGCTGTGGGAGCGCCGGTACCTGCGCTTCCCCCGGTTGCTGTTCGTCCTCACCGGCACCGGCCAGGCTGGCTTCGCCAACCGGGCGGGCGACCTGGAGCTCGCTGCCCGCACCCGGTACGTCGCCAAGATGCTGCGGACCGTCCCGGCCGGTGTCGCCAAGCTGGAGGACCTGGAGGCCGAAGGCCCGGGCGCCGAGCGGTGGTGGCCGCTCGCCGACCTCGACAACGGCCCCGTCCCCTGGTGGGAGCTGACCGGCACCCAGCCGTGA
- a CDS encoding DEAD/DEAH box helicase: MSKKLRPNQEEACDASVRLLTPPASGLLPPEGLRCQVRAATGSGKSLTAVHVAGRLRSERTLVLVPSLPLLEQTVAVWKREGHGGRMVGLCSLKGSEQPGIACTTDPVELIRWTAGPERVTVFATYASLGLGHLEKAHQEGLEPFSLAVVDEAHRVSGQAGKPWAAILDNTRIPCDRRLFMTATPRLWAVKERDRERAAAAGIGSAELIASMDDESLAAFGPIAHDYPLGQAVSDGVIAPYRIVCVDVSDPVLQGLEQRGASEMSVEYRGARLAALQTALLTAAAEWDLARVLSFHHMVAEARALSTGLHDVAKVLWEQDPALHAAPELIGTSWLESEHTAAERRKTLGDFSSLLADDGLRLLRYVLSSVKVLSEGVDTFDCDSVFFADVRGSMVDLVQAVGRALRMHPGSGKVATIVVPVILGPGESGTELLSSKAFDGLAKLLMALRSHDSAAVERLAMPQSETRPPREPRHAGDPDERRSGEAGEQLLQFSTQRDPALIAAFVRTRVLEPERAEFRRGLEELLAYKKAFGDVKVAYAYVAPSGHRLGAWVADQRRYKAAGVLDDERVKELNALGFVWSAFDSAFTDNLTAVAGYAAEHGHACPPNEAVWGGRPVGTIMKNLRTAQRRTEALQRRAEAGETGLDWTGALTADRKAALDEIDPAWCPAWSVEWQRAFALAWRHVKDDGTLAGAAPGSVVVQGEDLAGWARMQQVGWDKLGPAQQWVLEHVLGIEPLPEEQKPAAKVSHAEKEARNLAAAAQYRAREGHLNVPRKHKEPLVVDDGTDDGATVLISLGLFIANSRSRRADIPAERAARLTELGMRWE; the protein is encoded by the coding sequence ATGTCTAAGAAGCTCCGTCCTAATCAGGAAGAGGCGTGTGACGCTTCGGTACGACTTCTGACGCCTCCGGCGTCGGGTCTGCTGCCTCCGGAGGGGCTGCGGTGTCAGGTTCGCGCGGCGACGGGTTCCGGCAAGAGCTTGACGGCCGTGCACGTGGCCGGGCGGCTGCGCTCGGAGCGGACGCTGGTGCTGGTGCCGTCGCTGCCGCTGCTGGAGCAGACGGTGGCCGTGTGGAAGCGGGAGGGGCACGGCGGGCGGATGGTGGGGCTCTGCTCCCTCAAGGGCAGCGAGCAGCCGGGGATCGCGTGCACCACCGATCCGGTGGAGTTGATCCGCTGGACGGCCGGGCCGGAGCGGGTGACGGTGTTCGCCACGTACGCCAGCCTGGGCCTCGGCCACTTGGAGAAGGCGCATCAGGAGGGTTTGGAGCCGTTTTCGCTGGCGGTAGTTGATGAGGCTCACCGTGTCAGTGGCCAGGCTGGGAAGCCGTGGGCGGCGATCCTGGACAACACCCGGATCCCGTGTGACCGGCGGTTGTTCATGACGGCCACGCCGAGGCTGTGGGCCGTCAAGGAGCGGGATCGAGAGCGGGCGGCGGCGGCCGGCATCGGGTCGGCCGAGCTGATCGCGAGCATGGACGACGAGAGCCTGGCTGCCTTCGGCCCCATCGCCCATGACTATCCGCTCGGGCAGGCAGTGTCGGATGGCGTGATCGCCCCCTACCGCATCGTGTGCGTCGACGTCTCGGACCCGGTCCTCCAGGGGCTGGAGCAGCGCGGTGCGAGCGAGATGTCGGTGGAGTACCGGGGCGCCCGGCTGGCGGCCCTGCAGACGGCTCTGCTGACCGCTGCCGCCGAGTGGGACCTGGCCCGGGTGCTGTCGTTCCATCACATGGTGGCGGAGGCGCGGGCGCTCAGCACCGGGCTGCACGACGTGGCGAAGGTGCTGTGGGAGCAGGACCCGGCGCTGCACGCGGCCCCGGAGCTGATCGGTACGAGCTGGCTGGAGTCCGAGCACACCGCCGCCGAGCGGCGTAAGACGCTCGGGGACTTCTCCTCGCTGCTCGCCGACGACGGGCTGCGGCTGCTGCGCTACGTGCTCTCCTCGGTGAAGGTCTTGAGCGAGGGCGTCGATACGTTCGACTGCGACTCGGTCTTCTTCGCGGACGTGCGCGGCTCGATGGTCGACCTGGTGCAGGCCGTGGGCCGGGCGCTGCGGATGCACCCGGGCAGCGGGAAGGTGGCCACCATCGTCGTGCCGGTGATCCTCGGGCCTGGGGAGAGCGGCACGGAGCTGCTCAGTTCGAAGGCGTTCGATGGGCTCGCCAAGCTGTTGATGGCGCTCCGATCGCACGACTCCGCTGCCGTGGAGCGCCTGGCGATGCCGCAGTCCGAGACCCGGCCTCCCCGTGAGCCGAGGCACGCCGGCGACCCGGACGAGCGCCGCTCAGGCGAAGCCGGGGAGCAGCTGCTGCAGTTCTCCACCCAGCGCGACCCGGCGCTGATTGCGGCGTTCGTGCGCACGAGGGTGCTGGAGCCGGAGCGGGCCGAGTTCCGGCGGGGCCTGGAGGAGCTGCTGGCCTACAAGAAGGCGTTCGGGGACGTGAAGGTCGCCTACGCCTACGTCGCGCCGTCCGGGCACCGGCTCGGGGCGTGGGTGGCCGACCAGCGCCGCTACAAGGCCGCCGGAGTCCTCGACGACGAGCGGGTGAAGGAGCTGAACGCGCTCGGGTTCGTCTGGTCCGCATTCGACTCGGCCTTCACCGACAACCTCACCGCGGTCGCCGGGTACGCCGCCGAGCACGGCCACGCCTGCCCGCCGAACGAGGCCGTGTGGGGCGGGCGGCCGGTCGGGACCATCATGAAGAACCTGCGCACCGCGCAGCGGCGCACCGAAGCGCTCCAGCGGCGTGCCGAGGCCGGCGAGACCGGCCTGGACTGGACGGGAGCGCTGACCGCTGACCGCAAGGCCGCGCTGGATGAGATCGACCCGGCATGGTGCCCGGCCTGGTCGGTGGAGTGGCAGCGGGCCTTCGCCCTGGCCTGGCGTCACGTCAAGGACGACGGCACGCTCGCCGGTGCCGCGCCGGGCAGCGTCGTCGTCCAGGGCGAGGACCTGGCCGGGTGGGCCCGCATGCAGCAGGTCGGCTGGGACAAGCTCGGCCCGGCCCAGCAGTGGGTGCTGGAGCACGTCCTCGGGATCGAACCCCTGCCCGAAGAGCAGAAGCCGGCGGCGAAGGTCTCGCACGCGGAGAAGGAGGCTCGCAACCTCGCGGCCGCCGCCCAGTACCGGGCCCGCGAGGGGCACCTGAATGTGCCTCGCAAGCACAAGGAGCCCCTGGTCGTGGACGACGGCACCGACGACGGCGCCACCGTGCTGATCAGCCTGGGCCTGTTCATCGCCAACAGCCGCAGCAGGCGTGCCGACATCCCCGCCGAACGCGCCGCCCGGCTCACCGAACTGGGCATGCGCTGGGAGTAG